In the genome of Nitrospira sp. MA-1, one region contains:
- a CDS encoding isochorismatase family protein → MKLSKHVSPSDSSHIQTSTVPQPDQFSALLLVDLQNDFFPGGALAVPEADSLIPLINAYIKHFSRQGWPILATRDWHPANHSSFTEERGPWPTHAVQGSRGAQFHSDLVLPPGMMVISKGTDPKKDSKSGFDGTSLADRLEDLNIQTLYVLGLPTEHCVKHTVLDGCQRGLRVVLLTDATKGGIPQQKDSLNPLQEMADAGACLANSSDLGISASSL, encoded by the coding sequence ATGAAACTTTCCAAGCATGTCTCCCCATCAGATTCCTCACATATCCAAACCTCGACCGTTCCCCAACCCGATCAATTTTCCGCGCTCCTTTTAGTCGACCTACAAAATGACTTCTTTCCGGGTGGCGCACTGGCTGTTCCCGAGGCAGATAGCCTCATCCCTCTCATCAACGCCTACATCAAGCACTTCAGCCGTCAAGGCTGGCCCATACTGGCGACCAGAGATTGGCACCCGGCCAATCACAGCTCCTTCACCGAAGAACGGGGACCTTGGCCGACTCATGCAGTTCAAGGGTCACGTGGAGCTCAATTTCATTCAGACTTAGTCCTTCCTCCTGGAATGATGGTCATTTCTAAAGGAACCGATCCCAAGAAAGATTCGAAATCCGGCTTTGATGGTACAAGTCTGGCCGACCGACTGGAAGATCTCAACATTCAAACATTGTATGTGCTGGGCTTACCTACCGAACATTGCGTCAAACACACGGTTCTCGATGGCTGTCAACGCGGGCTTCGAGTCGTCCTGCTCACTGATGCCACGAAGGGGGGCATTCCCCAACAAAAAGATTCCCTGAATCCCCTACAAGAAATGGCCGATGCAGGCGCGTGCCTCGCGAACAGTAGCGATTTGGGAATATCCGCTTCTTCTCTCTGA
- a CDS encoding tyrosine recombinase XerC yields MYLQLERGVSPETSRSYQSDLKQFMAHIRHTLSVNDLSQPGAIDSIHIRSFLKSLSDQGLKKPSLARKLACLKSFFRFLVEDGRVPRNPASTVRSPRQGTRLPTVLTKDEANTLLDASASQRWIELRNHAILETLYASGARVSELVGLNWGDVDLETRSIRLRGKGKKERMVPIGTVAAEVILEYQRHLPHKNKVVPTGTSAPLVPCSGSQPLFLNARGGRLTARSVERMMKQETEHRFNKTVTPHTLRHSFATHLLDEGADLRAIQELLGHASLATTQKYTHVATDQLMAVYDRAHPRSGSSHSIPPEGGLLKR; encoded by the coding sequence ATGTACCTTCAATTGGAACGGGGAGTTTCACCTGAAACAAGCCGAAGCTATCAGTCCGACCTCAAACAATTCATGGCGCACATTCGACACACACTTTCAGTGAATGACCTTTCACAGCCTGGTGCAATTGACTCCATCCATATTCGATCCTTTCTCAAGAGCCTCAGCGATCAAGGGTTAAAAAAACCCTCACTTGCCAGAAAACTGGCATGCCTCAAAAGCTTTTTCCGTTTTTTAGTTGAAGATGGACGGGTACCGCGTAATCCGGCATCGACGGTTCGTTCACCTCGACAAGGAACACGTCTTCCCACTGTCCTCACCAAGGACGAAGCCAATACCCTGTTAGACGCGTCAGCATCCCAGAGATGGATTGAGTTGAGAAACCACGCCATTCTAGAAACGTTGTATGCAAGCGGAGCCCGGGTATCAGAACTGGTCGGATTAAATTGGGGAGATGTGGATCTAGAAACCAGATCGATCCGATTGCGTGGGAAAGGGAAAAAAGAGCGGATGGTGCCTATTGGCACAGTGGCGGCTGAGGTCATCTTGGAATATCAACGTCATCTGCCCCACAAGAACAAGGTTGTACCAACCGGAACATCAGCTCCACTCGTACCCTGCTCAGGATCCCAACCCCTTTTTCTTAATGCTCGAGGAGGACGATTAACCGCTCGAAGCGTGGAACGCATGATGAAGCAAGAGACCGAACACCGTTTCAATAAGACGGTTACTCCCCACACCTTGCGCCATTCTTTTGCCACCCATCTTCTCGATGAGGGCGCGGACCTGCGAGCCATCCAGGAACTCTTGGGGCATGCTTCGCTCGCCACAACCCAAAAATACACCCATGTGGCAACTGACCAACTCATGGCCGTTTATGACCGGGCACATCCCCGATCCGGCTCTTCTCACTCCATACCCCCAGAAGGAGGCCTTCTCAAACGATGA
- the hslV gene encoding ATP-dependent protease subunit HslV, with the protein MKIRSTTILCVRKGASVAMGCDGQVTVGSTIMKSNARKLRKMHQDQVLTGFAGATADAFTLFEKFDTKLEEYRGNLTRAAVELAKDWRTDRVLRRLEALLAVADREHSFIITGTGDVVEPEDGILAIGSGGPYALSAARALLAHTELLPSQVVEQSMQIAAGIDIYTNHHIVIEELSS; encoded by the coding sequence ATGAAGATTCGATCCACTACGATTTTGTGCGTCCGCAAGGGGGCTTCAGTAGCTATGGGCTGTGATGGCCAGGTCACCGTCGGCAGCACGATTATGAAAAGTAACGCCAGGAAACTCCGGAAAATGCATCAAGACCAGGTCCTGACCGGCTTTGCGGGAGCCACAGCAGATGCGTTTACCTTATTTGAAAAATTCGACACGAAGCTGGAAGAATACCGAGGAAATCTAACTCGAGCCGCTGTTGAGCTGGCGAAGGATTGGCGAACCGACCGAGTCCTCCGACGATTGGAAGCGCTTTTGGCGGTGGCTGACCGGGAACATTCATTCATTATTACCGGCACGGGTGATGTGGTCGAACCGGAAGATGGAATTTTGGCCATTGGATCGGGCGGACCCTATGCCTTATCGGCGGCTCGAGCTCTCCTGGCTCATACTGAACTGCTACCCTCCCAGGTTGTCGAACAAAGCATGCAAATCGCCGCCGGCATCGATATTTATACCAACCATCACATTGTCATTGAGGAGTTATCGTCATAA
- the trmFO gene encoding methylenetetrahydrofolate--tRNA-(uracil(54)-C(5))-methyltransferase (FADH(2)-oxidizing) TrmFO → MRKDLVIIGGGLAGSEAAWQAANSGARVTLYEMRPKEETAAHKTDHLAEIVCSNSLGSNDPLSAPGMLKEEMRQLNSLIIRIADEVRIPAGTALAVDRDQFASKVTQALAEHPNIKILREEIHEIPEDALCIIATGPLTSPKLSEAIIQFTQSKNLFFFDAISPIVDADSLNTDRTFLASRYEKGTADYVNCPMDEETYNAFYNALIEADRVQPKSFENVPYFEGCLPIEVMADRGRQTLLFGPLKPVGLIDPKTGQRPYAVLQLRPENAYGSCYNLVGFQTKLTYPEQRRIFRMIPGLEQAEFLRCGSIHRNTYINAPILLQNTLQVKKQPRIFFAGQLVGVEGYVEAAASGGIAGINAARILSGRSPVTPPPSTAHGALLHYITTCEPKHFQPINSNFGLYPPLDTPVRDKQKKRQLIQERATSHFKAWMTQSELS, encoded by the coding sequence ATGAGAAAAGACCTCGTCATTATCGGAGGCGGCTTAGCCGGATCAGAAGCGGCTTGGCAGGCGGCCAACTCTGGAGCCAGAGTGACCCTGTATGAAATGCGGCCCAAGGAAGAGACAGCCGCGCATAAGACCGATCACCTAGCCGAGATCGTCTGCTCAAATTCCCTTGGATCGAATGATCCCCTCAGCGCTCCGGGTATGTTGAAAGAGGAGATGCGCCAACTGAACTCTTTGATCATCCGAATTGCTGACGAGGTGCGAATCCCGGCAGGGACGGCATTAGCAGTAGATAGAGACCAATTTGCCTCCAAGGTGACCCAGGCATTAGCCGAACACCCGAATATCAAAATTCTTCGAGAAGAGATCCACGAAATTCCCGAGGATGCGCTGTGCATAATTGCCACCGGCCCCTTGACCTCACCAAAATTGTCTGAGGCGATCATCCAGTTCACTCAATCGAAAAATCTGTTTTTCTTCGACGCCATCTCACCAATTGTGGATGCCGATTCCCTCAACACAGACCGGACGTTTCTGGCATCACGATATGAAAAAGGTACGGCGGATTACGTGAATTGTCCCATGGACGAAGAAACCTATAACGCCTTTTATAATGCATTGATCGAAGCTGATCGCGTCCAACCAAAGTCTTTCGAGAACGTGCCGTATTTTGAAGGGTGTCTCCCAATTGAGGTCATGGCCGACCGTGGTCGGCAAACCTTATTGTTTGGTCCCCTCAAACCTGTGGGATTAATTGATCCTAAAACCGGCCAACGACCCTATGCTGTGCTACAATTACGTCCAGAAAACGCATATGGCTCCTGCTACAATCTGGTAGGATTTCAGACAAAACTCACCTACCCGGAGCAACGCCGAATCTTCAGAATGATCCCGGGCTTGGAACAGGCAGAATTTTTACGATGTGGAAGCATCCACCGAAATACGTATATCAATGCACCCATCCTCTTACAAAACACCTTGCAAGTAAAAAAACAGCCTCGCATCTTTTTTGCCGGACAATTGGTTGGAGTAGAAGGTTATGTAGAGGCTGCAGCTAGTGGAGGGATAGCCGGAATCAATGCCGCTCGCATCTTATCAGGCCGTTCACCGGTCACCCCACCACCCTCTACCGCTCATGGAGCACTTCTCCATTACATTACGACCTGTGAGCCAAAGCACTTTCAACCGATTAATTCCAATTTTGGACTATACCCGCCACTTGATACACCGGTGCGAGACAAACAGAAGAAACGACAACTCATCCAAGAACGGGCTACTTCCCATTTCAAAGCATGGATGACGCAATCCGAGCTTTCGTAA
- the argB gene encoding acetylglutamate kinase, translating to MIKLIKKADILIEALPYIRTLAGKTVVIKYGGSAMVHEELKEGFAEDVVLLKYVGLQPIIVHGGGPQINEMLDKFGIEAKFLHGVRVTDQPTMDVVEMVLGGKINKEIVSLLNQHGAKAVGLTGKDGRLLTTKPFNPKSLIHTYSGSTDVLHPEDYGLVGQVSHVETALLHTLQEANFIPVIAPIGVDAKWKTQNINADLVAGSVAAAVQAEKLLVLSDVKGIRDANNRHVSTLSKKDMERMVKKQVISAGMLPKVHACLTALQGGVRKAHIIDGRVPHAVLLEIFTDKGIGTEILA from the coding sequence ATGATCAAACTGATTAAAAAAGCCGACATTCTGATTGAAGCGCTTCCTTATATTCGGACATTGGCCGGAAAAACCGTGGTCATCAAATACGGCGGAAGCGCCATGGTCCATGAAGAACTCAAGGAAGGATTCGCCGAAGATGTCGTCTTATTAAAATATGTCGGATTGCAACCGATCATCGTTCATGGCGGTGGGCCACAAATTAACGAGATGCTGGATAAATTCGGCATTGAAGCAAAATTTCTGCATGGCGTTCGGGTCACGGATCAGCCAACCATGGACGTGGTTGAAATGGTCCTGGGTGGAAAAATCAACAAGGAAATCGTCTCGTTATTGAACCAGCATGGCGCCAAAGCTGTAGGACTCACCGGAAAAGATGGTCGCCTCCTGACCACGAAACCATTTAATCCCAAGAGTCTTATTCACACCTACAGCGGATCGACCGACGTGTTGCATCCTGAAGACTACGGCCTCGTCGGCCAAGTCAGTCATGTCGAGACCGCATTGCTCCACACCCTTCAAGAGGCCAATTTCATTCCGGTCATTGCGCCAATTGGAGTGGACGCCAAATGGAAAACCCAAAATATCAATGCCGATCTGGTAGCAGGCAGCGTAGCTGCGGCGGTTCAAGCCGAAAAACTACTGGTCTTAAGCGATGTCAAAGGCATTCGTGATGCCAATAATCGGCACGTCTCCACCCTCTCAAAAAAAGACATGGAACGAATGGTCAAAAAACAGGTCATCAGTGCAGGCATGCTCCCCAAAGTTCATGCCTGTTTAACCGCGCTTCAGGGAGGCGTCCGCAAGGCGCACATTATTGATGGACGCGTGCCTCATGCGGTGTTACTCGAAATTTTCACCGACAAAGGCATCGGGACAGAAATTCTGGCATAA
- a CDS encoding 3'(2'),5'-bisphosphate nucleotidase CysQ, with the protein MPDFSHEIEIASHLARKAGEIIMEIYKNGFAVMYKGINDPVTKADQQANALIVDELHTHFPQDSIVAEESPLPCNSLTTGRTWYIDPLDGTKEFIAHNGEFSIMIGLTIDAHAKLGVVYWPTRDELYAGLTDQTAWVERNGDRQKLFACESKCPTNISLVTSRSHRSPALSTIKQSLPIHKEQQMGSVGLKIAQIAQGTADVYIEPSPYTKAWDACAPEAILRGAGGYFTDIHGKPIQYGLNNFRNLHGLVGSTPDIHQRVIHALTGRCSSCES; encoded by the coding sequence ATGCCAGATTTTTCTCATGAAATCGAAATCGCCTCGCATCTGGCCAGGAAGGCTGGGGAGATTATCATGGAAATCTATAAAAATGGTTTTGCGGTCATGTACAAGGGCATTAACGATCCCGTCACCAAGGCCGATCAACAGGCCAACGCTCTTATCGTAGATGAATTACACACACATTTCCCACAAGATTCAATCGTGGCGGAGGAAAGCCCCCTACCCTGCAACTCTTTAACGACAGGCCGGACCTGGTACATAGATCCCCTGGATGGAACGAAAGAGTTTATTGCACACAACGGGGAATTTTCCATCATGATCGGACTGACGATTGATGCTCATGCCAAACTTGGCGTCGTCTACTGGCCTACCCGCGACGAACTCTATGCCGGTCTGACGGACCAGACGGCTTGGGTAGAACGCAACGGGGACCGCCAAAAACTCTTCGCTTGCGAATCCAAATGCCCCACCAACATTTCATTAGTTACCTCTCGCTCCCATAGATCCCCAGCACTTTCTACCATTAAACAATCATTACCCATCCACAAAGAACAACAGATGGGAAGTGTGGGACTGAAAATTGCTCAGATTGCTCAAGGAACAGCTGATGTCTACATTGAACCCAGTCCGTATACCAAAGCATGGGATGCCTGTGCACCTGAAGCCATTTTGCGAGGTGCCGGTGGGTACTTTACCGATATTCACGGGAAACCCATCCAATATGGCCTCAATAATTTTCGCAATCTCCACGGGTTGGTCGGAAGCACTCCAGACATTCATCAACGCGTGATTCATGCCTTGACGGGTCGATGTTCCTCGTGTGAAAGTTGA
- a CDS encoding V-type H(+)-translocating pyrophosphatase, translating into MMSVTIILALSVLGLAIAYYYSSSVLKIPIDMGVEDPETRKRLAKIHSAIATGAMAFLKQEYKIMAIFMVVFAAIIAVLIDDHHTDYVNEGLYTAIAFIFGAIISIASGFIGMKIATQGNVRTTVSANQSLSTAFNVALHSGAVMGFALVGLAALGLLIIYLGLKSIMPDQLPTHILMEVIAGFGLGGSSIALFARVGGGIFTKAADVGADLVGKVEAGIPEDDPRNPAVIADNVGDNVGDVAGMGADLFGSCAESTCAAMVISAVAFSGMVDALLYPILISAIGIPVSLLTLLMVKVTSEDQVGPALKKMLIISSALMAVVMLFVTKAMLPDTFEINGQAYTDLGVYFCFLTGLIAGLAVGLMTEYYTSHDYKPVREVAKSCETGAATNIIFGLALGYQSAVGPYLAIGLAIYIPWMLAGMYGVAIASLGMLGTLVIALTIDAYGPVSDNAGGIAEMAGMPEHVRKRTDVLDAAGNTTAAIGKGFAIGAAILTSLALFAAFLTRADLLLKEQHGQDFDLLGSINLLDPLVFTGLFIGAVLPAYFSAMTMKSVGSAAYKMIEEVRRQFRTIPGLMEGKAEADYEQCVAISTQAALKEMIAPGILIMGTPLITGFLFGIQAVAGVLAGSLVAGGVIAISSSNSGGAWDNAKKFIEAGNLGGKGTDTHKAAVVGDTVGDPLKDTSGPSLNILIKLSAILSLVFVPFFVQYGGLLIK; encoded by the coding sequence TGGATTAGCTATCGCGTATTACTATTCTTCATCGGTTTTAAAGATCCCCATTGATATGGGTGTCGAAGATCCGGAAACACGGAAGCGTCTGGCGAAAATCCATTCCGCTATTGCCACCGGGGCCATGGCATTCCTGAAGCAAGAATACAAAATTATGGCCATTTTTATGGTGGTCTTTGCGGCAATCATTGCGGTGCTCATTGATGACCATCATACGGACTATGTGAATGAAGGGCTGTATACCGCTATTGCCTTTATCTTTGGCGCCATCATTTCGATTGCCTCCGGTTTTATCGGGATGAAGATTGCGACACAGGGCAATGTGCGGACGACGGTTTCTGCCAATCAATCTCTCTCCACCGCATTTAATGTCGCGCTGCATTCCGGAGCTGTGATGGGTTTTGCGTTGGTCGGCTTGGCGGCTTTAGGACTGTTAATTATCTATCTTGGACTCAAAAGTATCATGCCGGATCAACTCCCGACGCACATTCTGATGGAGGTGATTGCCGGCTTCGGCCTCGGAGGATCGTCCATCGCGTTATTTGCGCGGGTGGGTGGAGGAATATTCACAAAAGCCGCTGATGTCGGGGCCGATTTAGTCGGAAAAGTTGAAGCGGGGATTCCGGAAGATGATCCGCGTAATCCTGCGGTGATTGCCGATAACGTAGGCGATAACGTGGGTGACGTGGCCGGAATGGGGGCCGACCTATTTGGTTCCTGCGCGGAAAGTACCTGCGCCGCCATGGTGATTAGTGCGGTCGCCTTTTCCGGGATGGTGGATGCGTTGTTGTATCCAATCCTTATTTCTGCCATCGGCATCCCAGTGAGTCTTCTCACTCTGTTGATGGTCAAGGTCACTTCCGAGGACCAGGTTGGCCCGGCCCTGAAAAAGATGCTCATCATCTCCAGTGCGTTGATGGCGGTGGTGATGTTGTTTGTGACCAAGGCCATGCTCCCGGATACTTTTGAAATTAATGGGCAGGCGTATACGGATCTAGGGGTGTATTTTTGCTTCCTGACAGGTCTTATTGCCGGGCTTGCTGTGGGATTGATGACTGAGTACTACACTTCCCATGACTATAAGCCTGTGCGGGAAGTGGCGAAATCCTGTGAAACGGGTGCAGCCACCAATATCATTTTTGGACTGGCTCTCGGCTATCAGAGTGCCGTGGGCCCTTATCTCGCCATTGGTCTCGCCATCTATATCCCGTGGATGTTAGCCGGCATGTATGGGGTGGCCATTGCCTCTCTTGGTATGTTGGGAACTCTGGTGATTGCACTCACGATCGATGCCTATGGACCGGTTTCTGATAATGCTGGCGGTATCGCTGAAATGGCCGGTATGCCGGAACATGTCCGTAAACGGACGGATGTGTTGGATGCTGCCGGAAATACGACTGCCGCCATTGGGAAGGGCTTTGCCATCGGAGCGGCTATTTTGACGTCATTGGCCCTGTTCGCCGCGTTCCTCACCAGGGCGGACTTGCTGCTCAAGGAACAACATGGGCAGGATTTTGATCTGTTAGGCAGTATTAATTTGCTGGATCCCCTGGTGTTTACCGGGCTGTTTATCGGAGCCGTGTTGCCCGCCTATTTTTCCGCCATGACGATGAAGTCGGTGGGGTCGGCGGCTTATAAGATGATTGAGGAAGTCCGACGTCAGTTCCGCACCATTCCCGGCCTCATGGAAGGGAAAGCCGAGGCGGATTATGAACAATGTGTCGCTATTTCAACTCAGGCGGCTTTAAAAGAAATGATTGCACCGGGCATTCTGATTATGGGAACACCCCTGATCACTGGATTCCTGTTTGGGATTCAAGCGGTGGCTGGGGTGCTTGCCGGTTCCCTTGTCGCCGGGGGCGTCATCGCCATCTCCTCATCAAATAGTGGTGGTGCTTGGGATAATGCGAAGAAATTTATTGAGGCAGGAAATCTTGGCGGGAAGGGTACCGATACCCATAAGGCCGCAGTTGTTGGTGATACCGTTGGTGATCCCCTTAAAGATACCTCAGGGCCGTCGTTGAATATCCTGATCAAACTTTCAGCTATTTTGTCACTGGTGTTTGTGCCATTTTTCGTCCAGTATGGCGGGCTATTGATAAAGTAA
- a CDS encoding HAMP domain-containing sensor histidine kinase, giving the protein MESPNQLDDSFFQRKRRSEAIASAEMELLLRVISQDLSAPMATIQDTCRQLAMVFNRLNESFEEEASFGNARGPFDPLVTKEIPEAVQRIRGEVDHMRCLTSGLLQFIRLGQIVLQWEGLDVNQLVMGIVTSMERKLKTKEVVVRIEDLPDCMGDEVLVNQVFANLLDNAQKYLDPERPGEIIISGKAMHGWSVYSVGDNGIGLAEEHHARIFEAFSHPVVEPKDRQGFGLAIVRRIIDRHQGNIEVESTPGQGSTFRVYFPRAIIAEEGGGKEE; this is encoded by the coding sequence ATGGAATCACCCAACCAACTAGATGATTCTTTCTTTCAGAGAAAGAGAAGGTCTGAGGCCATTGCTTCCGCGGAAATGGAACTGTTGCTGCGGGTGATCTCCCAAGATCTTTCTGCTCCAATGGCAACTATTCAGGATACCTGTCGGCAACTCGCCATGGTGTTCAACCGGCTGAATGAATCATTTGAGGAGGAGGCCTCATTCGGTAATGCACGGGGTCCATTCGATCCTTTGGTCACAAAAGAAATCCCCGAGGCCGTACAGCGTATACGAGGTGAGGTGGATCATATGCGTTGCCTCACGTCGGGACTTCTCCAATTTATCCGGCTTGGGCAGATTGTCCTTCAGTGGGAGGGCCTGGACGTGAATCAACTTGTGATGGGAATCGTGACTTCCATGGAGAGGAAACTCAAAACCAAGGAAGTCGTGGTTCGTATTGAGGATCTTCCAGATTGTATGGGTGACGAGGTGTTGGTGAATCAAGTTTTTGCGAATCTGCTTGATAATGCGCAGAAATATCTCGATCCTGAACGTCCTGGAGAAATTATTATTTCCGGTAAAGCGATGCATGGATGGTCGGTCTATTCTGTTGGGGATAACGGGATCGGGCTTGCCGAAGAACATCATGCCCGAATTTTTGAGGCATTCTCGCATCCGGTCGTGGAGCCGAAAGATCGTCAAGGGTTTGGTTTGGCCATTGTGCGTCGGATCATTGATCGGCATCAAGGAAATATTGAAGTCGAATCGACTCCGGGGCAAGGCTCGACCTTTCGGGTGTATTTTCCTCGAGCGATCATTGCCGAGGAAGGAGGAGGGAAAGAAGAATGA
- a CDS encoding helix-turn-helix domain-containing protein gives MRPKGSAEKLEARRRMAARLLAKGRGIREVARTIGAAPSSVKRWKDALEQGGKNALNSKPHTGRPSRLSPKQRQNLLQILQRGPRAAKMRTDQWTCRLIGRMIRRYFGVKYHPDHVSRILRGLGWKNKKNTSPVKKPSKTEQTRLRRLNQSRRHR, from the coding sequence ATGAGACCAAAGGGTAGTGCAGAAAAACTAGAAGCCAGGCGCCGAATGGCCGCCAGACTGTTGGCCAAAGGGCGAGGTATTCGTGAGGTTGCTCGCACAATCGGGGCAGCGCCATCTTCTGTTAAGCGATGGAAAGATGCACTCGAACAAGGCGGGAAAAATGCCTTGAACTCCAAGCCCCATACCGGACGTCCATCGCGCCTTTCGCCCAAACAACGCCAAAATCTCCTCCAGATTCTCCAACGAGGACCACGAGCTGCCAAGATGCGGACTGATCAATGGACCTGTCGTCTTATTGGCCGGATGATTCGGCGATATTTCGGAGTGAAATATCACCCAGACCATGTGAGTCGGATTTTGCGAGGGTTAGGTTGGAAGAACAAAAAGAACACCAGCCCGGTTAAAAAACCCAGCAAGACAGAACAAACACGCCTTCGGCGCTTGAACCAATCGCGGCGCCATCGGTAA
- the hslU gene encoding ATP-dependent protease ATPase subunit HslU — protein sequence MEQQTSPTPKNLDSLTPRQIVEELDRYVIGQRDAKRMVAIALRNRWRRQQLSPELRDEIVPKNIIMIGPTGVGKTEISRRVSKLADAPFIKVEASKFTEVGYVGRDVESLIRDLTDLSINMVKTAYLEKVQKKAEDMAEERVLDMLLPPSPSSPSFETTEESAEAPTQQKQDQQESTRSKLRLQLREGKLDNRMVEIEIKERGGLPVGIISNIGGMEDLEHNLRDMLGGMMPGKKKNRRMKVSEALKFMAQEEAQKLIDMEEVTKEAITRTEQSGIVFLDEIDKIAGREKNTGPDISREGVQRDLLPIVEGSTVNTKHGPVKTDHILFIAAGAFHVAKPSDLIPELQGRFPIRVELEPLTKNDLIRILTEPRNALVKQYHALLSTEGIALEFTKDGIEEIAATAVQVNDRTENIGARRLFTIVERLLEDVSFEAQDLQKKEVVINAQYVRDHLQSIVKDEDLSRFIL from the coding sequence ATGGAACAACAGACTTCACCAACACCCAAAAATTTGGACTCCCTCACTCCACGCCAAATTGTGGAGGAATTAGACCGCTATGTCATTGGACAACGGGACGCCAAGCGCATGGTCGCCATCGCCTTACGGAACCGCTGGCGACGCCAACAGCTCAGCCCGGAGCTCCGTGATGAAATTGTCCCGAAAAATATCATTATGATTGGGCCAACAGGTGTCGGGAAAACCGAAATTTCCCGACGGGTTTCAAAATTAGCAGATGCGCCATTCATTAAAGTTGAGGCCTCCAAATTCACCGAGGTGGGATACGTCGGCAGGGACGTGGAATCTCTGATTCGTGATCTCACAGATTTATCCATCAACATGGTCAAAACTGCTTACCTGGAAAAAGTCCAAAAGAAGGCTGAAGACATGGCCGAAGAGCGCGTCTTAGATATGCTCCTTCCGCCTTCGCCATCGAGTCCTTCATTTGAGACCACTGAAGAGTCAGCAGAGGCTCCCACACAACAGAAACAGGATCAACAGGAATCCACCCGCTCAAAACTTCGCCTTCAACTGCGCGAGGGCAAACTGGATAACCGGATGGTGGAAATAGAAATTAAGGAACGAGGAGGACTTCCGGTTGGAATCATTTCCAATATCGGAGGGATGGAAGATCTTGAGCACAACCTCCGGGATATGCTCGGCGGCATGATGCCGGGTAAAAAGAAAAATCGTCGGATGAAAGTCTCAGAAGCGCTGAAATTCATGGCCCAGGAAGAAGCGCAAAAACTCATTGATATGGAAGAAGTGACCAAAGAGGCCATTACCCGCACGGAACAATCGGGTATCGTCTTCCTGGACGAGATTGACAAAATAGCAGGGCGAGAGAAAAACACAGGCCCTGACATTTCCCGGGAAGGAGTCCAGCGAGACCTGCTTCCGATCGTGGAGGGATCGACGGTCAATACTAAACACGGCCCGGTCAAAACCGATCATATTTTATTTATTGCCGCAGGAGCATTTCACGTGGCCAAACCCTCGGACTTGATTCCGGAATTACAAGGTCGGTTTCCCATCCGGGTGGAACTGGAGCCCCTCACAAAGAATGATCTCATCCGCATTTTAACCGAGCCCAGAAATGCCCTGGTCAAACAATATCACGCATTGCTAAGCACAGAAGGCATCGCGTTGGAATTCACTAAAGACGGGATCGAAGAAATTGCAGCCACTGCTGTGCAGGTGAATGACCGAACCGAAAACATCGGAGCACGTCGGCTCTTCACCATCGTGGAACGATTATTGGAAGATGTCTCGTTTGAAGCGCAGGATCTTCAGAAAAAAGAGGTCGTCATCAACGCGCAGTATGTTCGAGACCACCTGCAAAGCATCGTGAAGGACGAAGATCTCAGCCGGTTCATACTTTAA